The Scleropages formosus chromosome 20, fSclFor1.1, whole genome shotgun sequence genomic interval tgttgttgttgttcgttatattcagttttatccagagtaaaacaacatttcagggcacagaaaaaaagactcttTCCCAGTTAACTCGAGGTGGAAGTCACAACCATAAGATTAATATAAATGTGGgattcataaaatatttatatatataattaataaatatataattttgtgctccatcagaaaaaaacaaagcttgATTTCTCAAATTGAATTTTTATCAACTTTAACATACATGCATAATTACGTGAATGTTTAatggaaactttaaaaaaaaactgcagtaacaTTTGTCACTAATAAGTAATTGTATTactcttattttaaaaaaaaagtgtgtaaaaatagttttaatatgTACTTATCATTCTCAGATGTTTTTATGAAGTATTCAGTTACCATTTGTCTGGCTGTTAATTTCTCAATAGAAAcacttgcagtgatttgcttttaaatttatctcacacttttctgccaaaaaaaaaaactttaaaatttttaagctacttacaatcatggACCTGTCTGTAAAGTATattgtagcaattcagggtaaatacctaaATCACTGTATTGgggctgggatttgaaccagtgtcCTTCAGGGCAGGGTAGTGGCTCTAACAACTATGCCACTTGCTGCTCCCACAACGCTGCCCTGCAACTATACcaaacaaaactgtatttttttgttcttgaggGAAAATATGCTTAACGTGAAGTTTCCTTTGTTAAgtgcttttgtaatttttttttttttttttttttttttttttttttttttttgctttaaactAATGTTTTGATGCCCTTTCACTAATGGTATCTTTCTAGGTAATGTCAGCGATCTCATTTTAGAGACTGGAGCAGTTTTGCTCAAAGAGTGAGTACTTTTGCTGCCTGCatttaattatgtatttaaatatgtgTTACCATCTGGCCATTTGCTGGTAACTCCTGCAGGGCgggggagagaggagggggcAGCAAATGTGGCACATATTGTGTTTATGATGAACACATGCATTTATAACAGCCTTTGTCCTCCAATACAGCTTTATCGCTGATCGGGTGCGTCGCCACTGTGGTGAAGATTTAAATATCACTCATTTGCAACTGGGGGGAGGTGAGCTGTGCAACCCCACCCACAAAGAATTGGCACAGTGCCTTAAACGGATAGGCGATGACCTGGACAACAATACAGAACTGCAGAGGTGAAGGGTCCTTGAATATTTGTATATCCATTTTTGTATGCTTTGCCTTCTGAAATGAcgtattttacatttcaagtgACTGAATATACCATGATGTTAACTagaattgcccagctctatgaATAAGCAAATTCGAAATTGCATGCGGTAAGTCttctgacattgtaagtcacttgagtgaaaagtttcagttaaattcatAGTAGAGCCCAATCTGCTGTTTCCCTTGTGATATTAGATTTTCTTTAACCCatgactgtaatttttttttttttttttttaaaagacaaagggGTTTAGGACAGCTAGTATGAGTGTCTGTCCTATAATGTCTGAGACAGTACTTTTTTACAGAGTAAAATAAACTGTATCAATAAAGATGATTAGAGTGTATTGTTATAATGGTGGAATGAACGTGAGTCGATTAAAAATAACTAGAGTCGGTAAGTGACTACAGGATGCATCTGTGTTGTGTTCAATAGAATGATCGATGACCCGAACCTCAAGGCTACCAAGGACGTGTTCATCCAAATAGCTTGTCAGATTTTCTCCGATGGCAAGTACAGCTGGGGTCGTGTGGTGGCGCTCTTCTACTTTGCTTGCAGGCTGGTcgtgaaagtgagtgagttgtCCTCATTTTGCTCATTTGTCAGTAATTTCTGTCTGTTTGCCAGATCTGTATGTATCTTCTCGTTTGCATTACATTTCCAACAGCTTCTTATTCCTTCTTTCCCTTAGCTTTCTTATTTGGTAGACACCcattaaaaagacttttaatttgcccacttttttttttttgaggactgtaaagtttatttgtttttacgtGTGAGATTTTCAATGGGCCATTGCTCTCATTGCAGTTATTAAATATTGCTCAGGTATGAATATGTCACAAAATACGAGACATTTCAGTTGACCGTTGTGCTCCGCATGTATGAATCACTCAATACAATGATCAGTATAATCACTCAAGCGTTCTGGGATTGTCGTTCCTGCCCCCCTGTAGGCACTTCTCCAGAAAGTCCCTGATATAATCCAAGCCATAATCACCTGGACCATCAACTTCTTGCGGGACCATGTGGTCAGTTGGATCAGAGAGCGCGGTGGCTGGGTGAGCACGTCTACCTGCTTGACCAACGATTAGTTACTGGAGGGAGTTCTTGGGTAacggtggtgatggtggtggtgatgatgatgatgatgcctgTGCAACGCTTTCCATACAGGAGGACATCCGGTCATACTTTGGGACGCCCACCTGGCAGATGGTTGGCATCTTCCTGGCAGGTGTCATCACTGCCCTCCTGGTCATTCACAAAATGGGATAAGAAAGGAGAGAGGAGTCTGGTCACAAAGAGTCCACTTCGAGGGGAAAGTTGGACCAGACAAAGCTTGGTTTTGTCACTCATGTCATACACACATGTCCAGATGTCAAGCGTAAAATACGGTAGAGGCAATGAGGTATGACGGGCTTCCGAGTCCTGGGAGAATTCGGGAAGGCTGGATTGCGACATATCGTGAAGGTTGGGAGTTCATTTTATCACTTGTTAAGATCAAATCTAAGCAGGACCGATTTATTTCACACCACGTCGTCCTTTATCCTTTCAAGCTACCATACCTTTCTACCTCAGCACCATACAAGTGCACTATGTGTAAGTGACAAATGAAACGCCTTGTGTACgtgcagcaggttttttttttttttttttctttaaaaaaaaaaaaatgaatatttggtGTCTTGTATTACATATCTGACTTTCCGTTATAGGTATGTTATTGCAGTTGCACAGTTTGGTACTTGGTGTAGCACATATCAAGATACCGGGAGCTCGTTGCGtcacttcacatttacatctattcatttagcagacacttttctcaagtgatatacatttcatagaaaatacaatttgtgcattaccttaatTTGCTATACCTTTGGATTCTTAAACGAAATTGTGGTGCAACGTGTATTTGTTGctcattaatttctttgtgaAACTTAGTTTCACTCAAACTTTTGTTGTCAGCGCATGGATAGGACAAGCCGAATTTAATTAATCTTGTAAATTGAACAAATTAGTCCTTAAAACCCAAAGTAGAGCAGTGTTTTGAATATTTAAGATTTTGACAATTttctaatgaataaaaaaagctAATTGGTTGCTGTTTTATACTCTCCCAAAATTTAACCAATTTAATTTGACTATGCATTGATGTCAATATATAGTACTTGAATAAGTGCAGTGTAGATGTATGAAGCCGAACTTGAAATAAGTGCTGAGGAACTGCAATAAAGGTGCGTGTagatatttgatttatttatgtggGGGCTGGGGTTCATCAATGGGGCTAAGTTTATTCAAATGTCGGAGCtgtatatggattttttttttttttttttttttttttgatgagtgAAAGGATATGAACAAATATGTTGCATTGTTgtgtaaaaaatgacaaattgttTTATATGCACTTAGTgcaagttcagttttttttttttttggtctggtTGTATTTCTGGAATTGTCACCTGGATTGTCCTTCACAGTTTACGCTGacacaaataaaattatttctatatAGCAATAATAGAACAGTTGTGAAACTTGTATGTTTCATAGATGTATGCTAAGAATACGTATCTACCTGACTGATAAACAAGAGACACATTTCCCAGatttaacaaattatttaatcCATCATGAATATGAAAGCGTGTGGGTGAGTGAGgttccctgtgatggattgacatctcatccagggtgtacccctcccaGCTTTCTGCCCAGGGATTCCAgcataggttctggaccaccaccaccctaaccaggacaagcacttaacaaaagtgagtgattGAATATAAATCCATGATTACAAAATATAGTTTTTATAATCCATTGTCCAGCCTTTCTGATGACCACTGCTTAGACTATATACTACACTCTAAATCTAGGTGTACAGAATTGTACATGGAATATAAACACTGTAAAGGATGTAACCTAATCCCACATAGCTTTCAGGCCAGTACAAGTTTATGCATAAAAGGATATTTTAAATATCCATCATCTttctccgctatccggggctgggtcgcgggggcagcagtccgagcagagtactccagacttccctctccccgcacacctcctccagttcctctggggaaaccccaaggcttTCCCAGGcgagctgggagacatagtctctccaacgtgtcctgggtctgcctcgaggcctcctcccagtgggacaagcccggaacacctccccagggaggcgtccaggaggcatccggaacagatgcccgagccacctcaactggctcctctcgatgcggaggagcagcggctctactccgagctcctcccgggtgactgagctcctcaccttatccctaagggtgtgcccagccactgcggaggaaactcctttctgccgcttgtatctgcgatctcattctttcggtcatgatccagagttcatgaccataggtgagggtaggaatgtagatcgaccggtaaattgagagcttcgccttacgactcagctccttcttcaccacaacagaccagtacaatgatcgcattactgcggacgccgcaccgatccgtccgtcaacctgccgctccatttttccctcactcgtgaacaagaccccaagaactcctccacttgaggaagcaactcccccctaacccggagggggcaatccacctttttccgactgagaactatggcctcggatttggaggtgctgattctcatccccgccgcttcgcactcggctgcaaacctccccagtgcacgctgcaagtcttgacttgatgaagccaacaggaccacatcgtccgcaaaaagcagagacgagatctcgcagccaccaaaacagacaccctccgttccctggctgcgcctagaaattctgtccatgaagataatgaacagaatcggtgacaaagggcagccctggcggagtccaacatgcaccgggaacaggtctgacttactgccggcaacgCAAACCAAGCtgctgctccggtcatacagggaacgaacagcccgtagcagcaagccccgaaccccataatcccgaagtacctcccacgggatgccacgagggacacggtcgaatgccttttccaggtccacaaaacacatatggactggttgggcaaactcccacgaaccctccagcaccctggtgagggtatagagctggtccagtgttccacggccagggcgaaaaccgcattgctcctcctgaatccgaggttcgactatcggtcggattcttttttccagtaccctggcatagactttcccagggaggctaaggagtgtgatcctcctgtagttggaacacaatcttcggtcccccttcttaaaaagagggaccaccaccccggtct includes:
- the LOC108923902 gene encoding apoptosis regulator BAX-like, which codes for MAESTEGNSRGNVSDLILETGAVLLKDFIADRVRRHCGEDLNITHLQLGGGELCNPTHKELAQCLKRIGDDLDNNTELQRMIDDPNLKATKDVFIQIACQIFSDGKYSWGRVVALFYFACRLVVKALLQKVPDIIQAIITWTINFLRDHVVSWIRERGGWEDIRSYFGTPTWQMVGIFLAGVITALLVIHKMG